In Leptospira langatensis, a genomic segment contains:
- a CDS encoding NADH-quinone oxidoreductase subunit A, which produces MGSSPEHLGPLLIQFLLGVGFSALILGLAFLLNPKKRSKPHDTFECGVPYYGDAKGLFNIKFYLVAVLFILFDIEAIFLFPYAVNLRSFKEAGLGSFLLIEMFVFLFTLIVGLYYIRKKGALEWD; this is translated from the coding sequence ATGGGAAGTTCGCCAGAGCATCTAGGCCCCCTTCTGATCCAATTCCTACTGGGAGTAGGTTTCTCCGCTCTCATACTCGGTCTTGCCTTTCTCCTAAATCCTAAAAAAAGATCCAAACCCCATGATACCTTCGAATGCGGAGTGCCGTATTACGGGGATGCCAAGGGACTTTTTAATATAAAGTTCTACTTGGTTGCGGTGCTTTTCATACTTTTCGATATCGAAGCCATTTTTCTTTTCCCATACGCAGTGAATTTGAGATCATTTAAGGAAGCGGGACTCGGGAGTTTCCTTCTGATCGAGATGTTCGTATTCTTATTCACCCTGATCGTGGGATTATATTATATTCGGAAGAAAGGAGCTTTGGAATGGGATTGA
- a CDS encoding NADH-quinone oxidoreductase subunit B: MGLNEQLSQPGTSYGDSFQIASVDSVINWGRSFSLWPYPFATACCGIEYMSTSCADYDIARFGAERPSFSPRQADMILVLGTITYKMAPVLREIYDQLSEPKFVISYGACASSGGMFHAYSVLQGIDRILPVDLYVPGCPPRPEALLDAVVKLQEKVKTQGLEARRQEVMDKIREMNERNKPLVVR, translated from the coding sequence ATGGGATTGAACGAGCAACTCAGCCAGCCGGGGACCTCCTACGGAGATTCCTTTCAAATTGCGAGTGTAGACTCTGTCATCAACTGGGGCAGGAGTTTTTCTCTCTGGCCTTATCCGTTTGCGACCGCATGTTGCGGAATAGAATACATGAGTACTTCTTGTGCGGACTATGATATCGCAAGATTCGGAGCGGAGAGACCTTCTTTTTCTCCCAGACAGGCGGACATGATCCTGGTTTTAGGGACCATCACTTACAAGATGGCGCCCGTTCTGAGAGAGATCTACGATCAGCTCTCGGAGCCTAAATTTGTGATCAGCTACGGAGCTTGCGCTTCTTCCGGGGGAATGTTCCACGCATACTCCGTTTTGCAGGGGATCGACAGGATCCTTCCTGTGGATCTATATGTTCCAGGTTGTCCTCCAAGGCCGGAAGCGCTATTAGATGCTGTAGTCAAACTGCAAGAAAAAGTAAAAACGCAAGGCTTGGAAGCCAGAAGGCAAGAAGTCATGGATAAGATCCGGGAAATGAACGAAAGAAACAAACCCCTGGTCGTCAGATGA
- a CDS encoding NADH-quinone oxidoreductase subunit C, whose product MKETVQSFLKDKFPHFISKEEELHSNLPIFFLKPEGIVPVLSALKTAPDIELNYLNDLTAIDWLGKKSPRFEVCYLLRSGNKSSTRVQFRVGLEDGEEVPSILGIFKGANWPEREVYDLFGIRFTGHPRMDRLIMPDNFQGHPLRKDYPLEGFGQDYLVEDLLTIHLKEDMEDQL is encoded by the coding sequence ATGAAAGAAACAGTCCAGAGTTTCCTAAAAGACAAGTTTCCTCATTTTATCTCCAAGGAAGAAGAGCTCCATTCCAATCTTCCTATTTTCTTCCTGAAACCGGAGGGGATCGTTCCGGTCCTCTCCGCTTTGAAAACGGCTCCCGATATCGAACTGAATTATCTGAACGATCTTACCGCTATCGATTGGTTGGGCAAGAAGTCTCCTCGCTTCGAGGTATGTTATCTTCTCCGCTCCGGAAACAAATCCTCCACAAGAGTACAATTCAGAGTAGGGTTGGAGGATGGAGAGGAAGTTCCGAGCATACTCGGTATTTTTAAAGGTGCAAACTGGCCGGAAAGGGAAGTATACGATCTTTTCGGGATCCGTTTCACGGGTCATCCTCGAATGGATCGACTCATTATGCCGGATAATTTCCAAGGGCATCCATTACGAAAAGATTATCCTTTAGAAGGTTTCGGCCAGGATTATCTGGTAGAGGACCTTCTCACCATCCATTTGAAAGAGGATATGGAGGACCAATTATGA
- a CDS encoding NADH-quinone oxidoreductase subunit D has product MYEKTAEHFSLKQRKLPEGHLLVNLGPSHPSTHGILQNVIQLDGERVVDAESVIGYVHRSFEKLGERYTYNQFLVCTDRMNYVSTPLNNIGWILAVEKMLGIEVPDKVTYVRMIVSELSRTMDHIICNGILGVDLGAFSGMLHLFHHRENIYQVLEKLTGARLTTTFCRVGGLEKDIYPEFEKDVKTIIKGLRPAIEEFQDLLVNNRIFMDRTDGIGGISAEDAIAYGYSGPNLRAAGVPWDIRKDDPYMFYDKVDFDVPVGEDGSVLHRTLVRMEEMRQSLRIVEQLINGLPTGAHHADIPHIYLPEKSKVYHNMEELIYHFKLIMHGIKVPPGEYYMATEAANGELGFYIVSEGEKSPWRVHVRRPCFWFYQSFPELVKGSLLADTVATMSSMNVIAGELDC; this is encoded by the coding sequence ATGTACGAAAAAACGGCCGAGCATTTCAGCCTCAAGCAGAGAAAATTGCCGGAAGGCCATCTGCTTGTGAACCTGGGTCCCTCTCACCCTTCTACCCATGGGATCCTGCAGAATGTGATCCAGCTGGATGGAGAGAGAGTCGTAGATGCAGAGTCTGTGATCGGTTATGTGCATCGCAGCTTTGAGAAATTAGGCGAACGTTATACTTATAATCAGTTCCTGGTCTGTACCGACAGGATGAATTACGTATCCACTCCTTTGAACAATATAGGTTGGATCCTTGCAGTAGAGAAGATGCTTGGCATTGAAGTCCCGGACAAGGTGACCTATGTGAGAATGATCGTGTCCGAACTTTCTCGTACCATGGATCATATTATTTGTAACGGGATTCTGGGTGTGGATCTTGGCGCATTCTCCGGGATGTTGCACTTATTCCATCATAGAGAGAATATCTACCAAGTTCTGGAAAAGCTCACGGGCGCCAGGTTGACCACTACCTTTTGCCGTGTAGGCGGTTTGGAAAAAGATATTTATCCGGAATTCGAGAAGGATGTGAAGACCATTATCAAAGGACTTCGTCCTGCGATCGAGGAGTTCCAGGATCTTCTCGTAAACAATCGGATCTTCATGGATCGCACTGATGGGATCGGCGGTATCTCTGCGGAAGATGCGATCGCTTACGGTTATTCCGGTCCGAACCTGAGGGCCGCTGGAGTTCCTTGGGATATTCGCAAGGACGATCCGTATATGTTCTACGACAAGGTGGACTTCGATGTTCCTGTGGGCGAGGACGGTTCCGTTCTTCACAGGACTCTAGTTCGTATGGAAGAGATGAGACAGTCTCTACGGATCGTAGAGCAGTTGATCAACGGACTTCCAACAGGCGCTCATCATGCGGACATCCCTCATATCTATCTGCCTGAGAAATCAAAAGTGTATCATAATATGGAAGAGTTGATCTACCATTTCAAATTGATCATGCACGGGATCAAGGTCCCTCCTGGCGAGTACTATATGGCTACCGAGGCTGCCAATGGAGAGCTTGGTTTCTACATCGTTTCCGAAGGAGAAAAGTCTCCTTGGAGAGTGCATGTGCGCAGGCCTTGTTTCTGGTTTTATCAGTCCTTTCCTGAATTAGTAAAGGGTTCTCTTCTCGCGGATACGGTCGCTACCATGAGCTCCATGAATGTGATCGCAGGGGAGCTGGATTGCTGA
- the nuoE gene encoding complex I 24 kDa subunit family protein → MSYRFSPESESRLNKLLEMFPDKRSVILPGLYLLQRELGYVDREGMEALAEKIGSPISLAQVYGVATFYTLYNKKPVGKFHIQICGTSSCYMRGNDKIEKHLCSKLGIELGETTPDKKFTLEEVECLGACGYAPMVQINDAYYENLTFEKMDQILKDLN, encoded by the coding sequence ATGTCGTATCGTTTTTCTCCCGAATCCGAATCTCGTTTAAACAAACTCCTAGAAATGTTCCCTGATAAGAGAAGTGTCATTCTTCCCGGACTGTACCTTCTCCAAAGAGAATTGGGATACGTGGACAGAGAAGGAATGGAGGCTCTGGCTGAAAAGATAGGCTCTCCTATTTCTCTCGCACAAGTATACGGGGTAGCCACCTTCTATACTCTCTATAATAAGAAGCCGGTGGGCAAGTTCCATATCCAGATCTGCGGCACTTCTAGTTGCTATATGAGAGGGAATGATAAGATCGAAAAGCATCTCTGCTCTAAGCTCGGGATAGAACTGGGTGAGACTACTCCGGATAAAAAATTCACTTTGGAAGAAGTGGAATGCTTGGGAGCCTGCGGATACGCTCCCATGGTACAGATCAACGACGCATATTATGAAAATCTAACGTTTGAAAAGATGGATCAAATCCTGAAGGATCTGAATTAG
- the nuoF gene encoding NADH-quinone oxidoreductase subunit NuoF, with protein sequence MAEMKILTKYIDDPRSNELEFYESVHGYDGMKKALQMAPEEIVDVVKKSGLRGRGGAGFPTGLKWSFIPKDIPKPKYLICNADEGEPGTFKDRKLIENLPHQIIEGMVIGAKAIGANKGFFYIRGEFNKGIDSMQKAIDEAYAKGYLGKNILGSGFDFDLVLYAGAGAYICGEETALINSLEGRRGHPRLKPPFPAVSGLYRCPTVVNNVETFSTVPHIIDKGADWYSKIGTEKSPGTRLFSVSGHVKRPGVYEIPLGTPLMDLINDLCGGMLDDMPLKAVIPGGSSVPILTAEECKTANMDFESMAAHKTMLGSGAVIVIGEGTDLVETTYRFARFYAHESCGQCTPCREGTHWVRDLLHKIREGEGTSADLELILSLSRNMEGGTTICPLSDACVGAVRPTILKFKHEFEARLKDKAAQPAATGV encoded by the coding sequence ATGGCCGAAATGAAAATCCTCACCAAATATATAGACGATCCTCGCTCGAACGAATTGGAATTCTATGAATCCGTTCACGGATACGACGGGATGAAGAAAGCCTTGCAAATGGCTCCCGAAGAGATCGTGGATGTGGTCAAGAAATCCGGGCTCAGAGGCAGGGGAGGCGCAGGCTTTCCTACCGGTCTGAAATGGTCCTTTATTCCGAAGGATATCCCTAAACCGAAATATCTCATCTGCAATGCGGACGAGGGAGAGCCTGGTACATTCAAAGATCGTAAACTGATCGAGAACCTTCCCCACCAGATCATTGAGGGAATGGTCATCGGCGCCAAGGCGATCGGTGCGAACAAAGGCTTCTTTTACATTCGTGGAGAATTCAATAAGGGAATCGATTCCATGCAGAAGGCAATCGACGAGGCCTATGCAAAAGGATATCTGGGAAAGAATATCCTGGGTAGCGGATTCGACTTTGATCTGGTCTTATATGCCGGAGCAGGCGCTTATATCTGCGGAGAAGAAACAGCACTCATCAATTCTTTGGAAGGCCGTAGGGGCCATCCAAGATTAAAGCCTCCTTTTCCTGCGGTTTCCGGTCTCTACCGTTGTCCTACCGTGGTGAATAACGTGGAAACTTTTTCTACAGTTCCTCATATCATCGATAAGGGGGCAGATTGGTATTCCAAGATCGGAACGGAGAAATCCCCTGGAACCCGTCTGTTCTCCGTTTCTGGCCATGTGAAACGTCCAGGAGTGTACGAGATCCCTCTGGGAACTCCTCTCATGGATCTGATCAACGATCTTTGCGGTGGAATGTTGGATGATATGCCTTTGAAGGCTGTTATCCCTGGCGGTTCTTCTGTTCCTATCCTAACTGCAGAAGAATGTAAAACTGCGAATATGGACTTCGAATCCATGGCGGCTCATAAGACCATGCTTGGCTCCGGTGCGGTGATCGTGATCGGAGAAGGAACGGATCTTGTAGAGACCACCTATCGTTTTGCTAGATTCTATGCTCACGAGTCCTGCGGACAATGCACTCCTTGCAGAGAAGGGACTCATTGGGTACGAGACCTTCTTCATAAGATCAGAGAGGGAGAAGGTACTAGCGCTGATCTAGAGCTGATCCTTTCCTTATCCAGGAATATGGAAGGAGGGACTACGATCTGTCCTCTTTCGGACGCTTGCGTGGGCGCGGTCCGTCCTACGATCCTGAAGTTCAAGCATGAGTTCGAGGCAAGATTGAAAGACAAGGCCGCTCAGCCTGCGGCAACCGGGGTTTAA
- the nuoH gene encoding NADH-quinone oxidoreductase subunit NuoH → MDWHLVLLWLLKSVLFFFVFITACAYYTLAERKVAGYIQDRKGPNRAGPFGLLQPLADGIKFLTKEEIFPKNVNKIMYLIAPGISMTCAIMAWAVVPLGGSIVLPEWLSKEIGFSTLDLQIANPDTGILFLFAISSLSVYGIILAGWSSNNKYSLIGGIRSTAQMISYELPLGMSVAAIVILTGSLKLTDINDAQIGLWNIFKLPGFIAFCVFVVAMFAETNRLPFDLAEAESELVVGFHTEYGAFKFALFFIAEYMNMITMSCVVTLLFFGGYHLPFGWLAGSAWQAWAGLGLFMVKVLFFAFLFMWVRWTLPRFRYDQLMTIGWKKMIPWAVANIVIASLYVGLDGFWKW, encoded by the coding sequence ATGGATTGGCATTTGGTTCTACTCTGGCTTCTCAAGAGTGTTCTATTCTTCTTCGTTTTTATCACTGCTTGCGCCTACTATACATTAGCAGAACGTAAAGTAGCCGGTTATATCCAGGATAGAAAAGGCCCGAACCGTGCGGGTCCTTTCGGTTTGTTGCAGCCTCTTGCAGACGGGATCAAATTCCTTACAAAGGAAGAGATCTTTCCTAAGAATGTGAATAAGATCATGTATTTGATCGCTCCCGGGATCTCCATGACCTGTGCGATCATGGCCTGGGCAGTGGTTCCTTTAGGAGGTTCCATCGTTTTACCGGAATGGCTTTCGAAAGAGATCGGTTTTTCTACTTTGGATCTTCAGATCGCAAATCCGGATACTGGGATCCTGTTCCTATTTGCGATCTCTAGTCTTTCCGTATATGGGATCATTCTTGCGGGTTGGTCCAGTAATAATAAATATTCTTTGATCGGTGGGATCCGCTCTACGGCTCAGATGATCAGCTATGAGCTTCCTTTGGGAATGTCCGTTGCGGCTATCGTGATCCTGACAGGTTCTTTGAAGCTCACGGATATCAACGATGCACAGATCGGACTTTGGAATATATTCAAACTTCCGGGGTTTATCGCATTCTGTGTGTTTGTAGTCGCCATGTTCGCAGAGACGAATCGCTTGCCTTTCGACTTAGCGGAAGCAGAATCCGAGTTGGTTGTAGGATTTCACACGGAATACGGAGCCTTTAAATTCGCACTCTTCTTCATTGCGGAATACATGAATATGATCACTATGAGTTGTGTGGTGACCCTGCTATTTTTCGGAGGATATCATCTTCCTTTCGGTTGGTTGGCAGGCTCCGCATGGCAGGCTTGGGCCGGTCTCGGACTGTTTATGGTAAAGGTTCTTTTCTTCGCATTCTTATTCATGTGGGTAAGATGGACTCTGCCTAGATTCCGCTACGACCAATTGATGACCATCGGTTGGAAGAAAATGATCCCTTGGGCGGTTGCCAATATCGTGATCGCGAGCCTATACGTAGGATTGGATGGTTTCTGGAAATGGTAG
- a CDS encoding NADH-quinone oxidoreductase subunit J family protein: MVGVFDNPQLLLFFIFGGVLIAGALGVVFHPNPISSAILLVLTFFALAGIYAVIGSIFVATMQVLVYAGAIMVLVVFVLMLLSLHEEGITKLWNHPFKKVLVLVVVVLLGVVLVNAVREGIPNTDLSPKGYSSSGTYEYPLTQAGEEGKKPVFAEGNTAVVGTSMFLDYLLPFEIVSILLLAAVLGAVILGKKNLGKKSGEGDV; encoded by the coding sequence ATGGTAGGAGTATTCGATAATCCTCAGCTTCTTCTCTTCTTTATTTTTGGAGGAGTGCTGATCGCAGGCGCTCTGGGAGTAGTATTCCATCCGAATCCGATCAGCTCCGCTATCCTTCTTGTGCTTACTTTTTTTGCGTTAGCCGGGATCTATGCCGTGATCGGTTCCATTTTTGTGGCTACCATGCAAGTGCTCGTATATGCGGGTGCTATTATGGTGCTCGTTGTATTCGTTCTAATGCTTCTTTCCTTGCATGAAGAAGGGATCACTAAGCTTTGGAACCATCCTTTCAAGAAAGTGTTGGTCTTAGTGGTGGTGGTTCTTTTAGGAGTGGTGTTGGTTAACGCGGTAAGAGAAGGAATTCCGAACACGGATCTTTCTCCTAAAGGTTATTCCAGTTCGGGTACCTATGAGTATCCTCTTACTCAAGCGGGTGAGGAAGGCAAGAAACCTGTATTTGCGGAAGGGAATACTGCGGTTGTGGGAACTTCTATGTTCTTGGACTATCTTCTTCCCTTTGAGATCGTATCCATCCTATTGCTCGCGGCCGTACTCGGCGCAGTTATATTAGGAAAGAAGAATTTAGGTAAAAAATCCGGAGAAGGAGACGTATGA
- the nuoK gene encoding NADH-quinone oxidoreductase subunit NuoK: MNPGVLKPMIAGIPVEYLLILACIVFSIGVAGVLFRRSAVVIFMCIELMLNSVNLVFVVFSKSLQQVQGEVAVFFVMAIAAAEAAIGLALVVAIHRKKKTSFVDEMNLMKW, encoded by the coding sequence ATGAATCCTGGAGTTCTAAAACCGATGATCGCCGGTATTCCCGTCGAATACTTGCTCATTCTCGCTTGCATTGTCTTCTCGATCGGAGTGGCCGGAGTTCTTTTTAGAAGAAGCGCGGTAGTGATCTTTATGTGCATAGAGCTCATGTTGAATTCCGTGAATCTGGTCTTTGTGGTCTTTTCCAAGTCCTTGCAACAAGTGCAAGGAGAAGTGGCCGTATTCTTCGTAATGGCGATCGCCGCCGCAGAAGCTGCGATCGGTTTAGCACTGGTAGTCGCGATTCATAGAAAGAAGAAGACCAGTTTCGTGGACGAAATGAACTTAATGAAATGGTAA
- the nuoL gene encoding NADH-quinone oxidoreductase subunit L gives MSWEILIPLLVLLPLAGSILNAVFGRFLKGFAGILGTLFSFASFGAGVIAYLQYHPFENQVPQIVNFFPWLEVGGFKVDVAYQVDQLSLFMTLIITGIGSLIHLYSIGYMKGNPGIARFFSYLNLFLFAMLHLVLAENLVVLFFGWEGVGLCSYLLIGFDTHKENAANASIKAFITNRIADLAMIAGIALTYWLAGSVSFTKIAENLPQVKFFQQALPIVAICFFVGAMGKSAQFPFHVWLPDAMAGPTPVSALIHAATMVTAGLFLIARLNYIFVLVPQVGFWIVCIGTFTAFFAATIGVYQNDIKKVLAYSTVSQLGYMFVAMGAGAYVAGLFHLLTHAFFKALLFLGSGSVIHSLHDEQDLRRMGGLKSQMKITWWTFLLGTLAIAGAPPFSGFFSKDLILEKAYFFHPVFFAMGIVTAFLTTFYMFRLTLLAFTGKSRVAPSTHPHESPWTMTVPLVILALGAAFSGYLLVPESLGGGVDVLERYFAPVFAQGVSYSSKLKNASIAVHHLAPGEEIILALCSLGAIALGFGIYWVFFAKKEKLPQDESSYTGWRALPANKYYIDEFFQNVFIGPLSWVSEFLSEVVEKRWIDTVLVGAGKVSGGVASILRRIQTGTVVDYAFLIVLGTVLILSAFLWRGI, from the coding sequence ATGAGCTGGGAAATTCTCATACCTCTTCTTGTTCTTCTCCCTCTTGCGGGCTCTATCCTGAATGCTGTCTTTGGCAGGTTCTTGAAAGGTTTCGCCGGCATTCTGGGAACTCTTTTCTCCTTCGCTTCTTTCGGGGCGGGAGTGATCGCATACTTACAATATCATCCTTTCGAGAACCAAGTCCCTCAGATCGTTAACTTCTTCCCTTGGTTGGAAGTGGGCGGCTTCAAGGTGGATGTTGCCTACCAAGTGGACCAGCTTTCTCTTTTTATGACCCTGATCATCACTGGGATAGGAAGCCTGATCCATCTTTATTCCATAGGTTACATGAAAGGAAACCCGGGGATCGCTAGGTTCTTTTCCTACTTAAATCTTTTCTTATTTGCCATGTTGCATCTGGTTCTCGCGGAGAATCTAGTCGTGCTATTCTTCGGTTGGGAAGGAGTGGGGCTCTGTTCTTATTTATTGATCGGTTTCGATACTCATAAGGAAAATGCGGCGAACGCAAGTATCAAGGCATTCATTACGAACAGGATCGCGGACTTAGCGATGATCGCTGGGATCGCTCTTACGTATTGGCTGGCTGGATCGGTTTCCTTTACAAAGATTGCGGAGAATCTGCCTCAGGTGAAATTCTTCCAACAGGCGCTTCCGATCGTTGCGATCTGTTTCTTTGTGGGAGCCATGGGCAAGTCGGCTCAATTTCCCTTCCATGTTTGGCTACCGGATGCGATGGCAGGTCCTACTCCTGTTTCCGCTCTGATCCATGCAGCTACCATGGTGACTGCAGGTCTATTTTTGATCGCTAGATTGAATTATATCTTCGTGTTAGTTCCTCAGGTCGGTTTTTGGATCGTATGTATCGGGACATTTACCGCATTCTTTGCCGCGACCATCGGTGTATATCAGAACGATATCAAGAAAGTCCTGGCATACTCTACCGTTTCTCAGCTCGGTTATATGTTTGTGGCTATGGGAGCGGGGGCTTATGTGGCTGGGCTCTTCCACCTTCTGACCCACGCTTTCTTTAAGGCGCTTTTATTCTTGGGTTCCGGTTCTGTGATCCATTCCCTCCATGACGAGCAGGATCTGAGGAGAATGGGCGGACTCAAGTCCCAGATGAAGATCACTTGGTGGACCTTTCTTTTGGGAACCTTGGCGATTGCGGGTGCTCCTCCTTTTAGTGGCTTCTTCTCCAAGGATCTTATATTAGAAAAAGCTTATTTCTTTCATCCCGTTTTCTTTGCGATGGGAATTGTAACCGCATTCTTAACTACATTCTATATGTTCCGTCTGACTCTCTTGGCATTTACCGGAAAATCCAGAGTGGCTCCGAGCACACATCCACATGAAAGTCCTTGGACCATGACAGTTCCGTTAGTTATTCTTGCATTGGGTGCAGCTTTTTCCGGATACCTGCTTGTTCCGGAATCTCTGGGTGGAGGAGTGGATGTATTAGAAAGATATTTCGCTCCTGTATTCGCACAAGGAGTTAGTTATTCCTCTAAACTGAAGAATGCTTCGATTGCCGTTCATCATCTTGCGCCGGGAGAGGAGATCATCCTTGCTCTTTGTTCTTTAGGAGCGATCGCTTTAGGATTTGGGATCTACTGGGTCTTCTTCGCGAAGAAAGAAAAGCTTCCTCAGGACGAGTCGTCTTATACGGGATGGAGAGCTCTTCCTGCGAATAAGTATTATATAGACGAGTTCTTTCAAAATGTTTTCATCGGTCCTCTTTCTTGGGTCTCCGAATTCTTATCCGAAGTGGTAGAAAAGCGTTGGATCGATACAGTTCTTGTCGGAGCTGGAAAAGTTTCCGGAGGAGTGGCTTCTATCCTGCGTAGGATCCAGACCGGGACCGTGGTTGATTACGCTTTTCTGATCGTTCTCGGAACGGTCCTCATCCTTTCTGCATTTCTATGGAGGGGAATCTAA
- a CDS encoding complex I subunit 4 family protein, with protein MPQYYLSVLLFLPVIGIPFLFFSKNEKWIRSVASVFTFGVFGMTIPLFLDFNRGSSGFQFSHHIWNFLDFESGGLDYYVAVDGFSLLLVAMSALLFFFSALSAFSNVKHRVREFFILLLLVETGVLGVFLSVNLVQFYVFWEWMVLPFTIMVGIWGEAGRIKAAMKYLIFSFTGSVFMLACILVLYNYTHTLDLEKLAVASLNDIPSDLRFWLFMGFSFAFAIKVPLFPLHTWMPDVHEEAPTVGSVDLAGILLKIGLFAYVRVAIPLFPQVFLEYRNFFAALAVAGIIYGAVVALTQKNSKRLVAFSSLSHMGFCILGILSLTEEGVAGGMMQMVNHGFTSGLLFFILGFLHERTGTNELNKYSGLAKSAPLLAAFIGIAAFASAGLPGTNGFVGEFLILIGTFKYNLLFGVLAGTAVIFAAGYMLYFAKILVFGEPNPLSAGLSPLGFREKFILFATTGIIIVTGVYPKPLLEYLTPSARVILNSTSQQVLRERAFAEQEGSLRPTQKKYTNYQTLGANVISYEERLPSGRSGGIPGKKTVAQEAEE; from the coding sequence GTGCCTCAGTATTATTTGAGCGTTCTACTCTTTCTGCCCGTGATCGGGATCCCATTCTTATTCTTCTCTAAGAACGAAAAGTGGATCCGTAGCGTTGCCTCCGTATTCACCTTTGGTGTTTTCGGAATGACGATCCCTCTCTTCTTGGATTTCAATCGAGGCAGTAGCGGTTTTCAATTCTCCCATCATATCTGGAATTTCCTGGATTTCGAATCGGGAGGTCTGGATTACTATGTGGCCGTCGACGGGTTCTCCCTATTGCTCGTCGCTATGTCTGCGTTGCTCTTCTTCTTCTCGGCTTTATCAGCTTTTTCGAATGTAAAGCATAGAGTGCGGGAATTTTTCATCCTTCTTCTTCTCGTAGAAACGGGAGTGCTCGGAGTATTTCTCTCCGTAAACTTGGTACAGTTCTATGTATTTTGGGAATGGATGGTGCTTCCTTTCACTATCATGGTAGGAATTTGGGGAGAAGCGGGAAGGATCAAGGCTGCGATGAAGTATCTGATCTTCTCCTTTACCGGTTCCGTCTTCATGCTGGCTTGTATCTTGGTATTATACAATTATACGCATACTTTAGATCTGGAAAAACTCGCTGTCGCTTCCTTGAATGATATCCCTTCCGATCTTAGGTTTTGGTTGTTCATGGGATTCAGTTTTGCGTTCGCGATCAAGGTCCCTCTCTTTCCTTTGCATACTTGGATGCCGGACGTTCACGAGGAAGCTCCTACTGTGGGTTCCGTGGACTTAGCGGGAATCTTGTTGAAGATCGGATTATTTGCGTACGTAAGAGTTGCCATTCCTTTATTCCCTCAAGTGTTCTTGGAATATAGGAATTTCTTTGCAGCCTTGGCCGTAGCGGGGATCATATACGGAGCGGTAGTCGCTCTTACTCAGAAGAATAGCAAACGTCTAGTAGCATTCTCTTCCCTTTCTCACATGGGCTTCTGTATCTTGGGGATCCTTTCTCTCACAGAAGAAGGTGTGGCCGGGGGAATGATGCAGATGGTGAACCACGGATTTACTTCCGGTCTGCTTTTCTTTATATTAGGGTTCTTGCATGAACGTACCGGAACGAACGAGCTAAACAAGTATTCCGGTCTCGCAAAATCCGCTCCTCTGCTGGCTGCGTTTATCGGTATAGCCGCCTTTGCGAGTGCAGGCCTTCCTGGTACCAATGGATTTGTGGGAGAGTTCTTGATCCTGATCGGAACCTTCAAATACAATCTATTGTTCGGTGTATTAGCCGGTACCGCAGTCATATTCGCAGCAGGATACATGCTGTACTTTGCTAAGATCCTGGTATTCGGAGAACCGAATCCGCTTTCTGCAGGCCTGAGTCCTCTCGGCTTTAGGGAGAAATTTATCCTGTTTGCAACTACAGGAATTATCATAGTAACAGGCGTGTATCCGAAGCCGCTATTGGAGTACCTAACCCCGAGTGCGAGAGTAATATTAAACAGTACCTCTCAACAAGTGCTTCGAGAAAGAGCCTTCGCAGAACAAGAAGGTTCTCTCAGGCCCACTCAAAAGAAATATACGAATTATCAGACCTTGGGTGCGAATGTGATCAGTTATGAGGAAAGACTCCCTTCCGGTAGATCGGGCGGGATCCCTGGCAAGAAAACCGTGGCGCAAGAGGCCGAAGAATGA